In Cyprinus carpio isolate SPL01 chromosome A5, ASM1834038v1, whole genome shotgun sequence, the sequence CAATGTGTTATGTTCGATTTCACTTGTGGTTGTAAATTAAGTACTTGTGGTTTGATGCGTTTGATGcttgcatttctttttcttttcttttatatcatttttggccaaaaaataaagatatgttACATTCAATGTTCATGGGAAACTTCTCTTTTGTTACATAATTTTCAATGCAGGTCTTTCCTCCAGGCGTCCAGTTGTGTTTCCTCTGGCAGATCTGAATCCAGAAGCGCAGCAGAAGAGTGTTTTTACAGAGTCTCTGTCTGCTGAAGTGAAACATCCGGCAGCACTGATGACAATATCTGCTGATCCAAGCTGGTTTTCTTTAAATCACAGTTTCCATGATATCTGTTATTGAGATGAGTACTTGCAAAGAGCACATTTGCATTTGTCATTCAGTTTCACTGAACATATTGTTCTTAATGACTGTGTTATTCTGAGTTTTAATTCCATAGTGCTGAAGTTAAAGAAATTCAACAGGCACATAATTGTTATAATGAAATGAGAAAACTTGAGTCATTCTTGCTTATGACAATAATCAGAATGACCAAAAGtcatgaaatatatttaactcaACCTAAAATAGTTTCCAGACTTACTCTCTACTCAGTTAAAACTGATAGAAGTGTAGAGGAAGGCTGCCCTCTACAGTTCACTAAAATCACACACAGGACTCGAGCTGCCCTGAATCAGGGTTTATTTATACTGACACAGTATAAAAAGTCAaaacttgtttatattttattctttttatcttctgttttattttgtttctcatttttgttaCTTGTTACTGTGTTGttttgtacataaataaataaatgggcttTAGAAAAgactactgacacacacacacacacacacacaaattattctttgcaattttaaagtcaaaatactGAGAACATGGCAAAATTGCAATGAATATGATTAAAGATtttgagtttaatattttaccaTGTTTAATATTTGCTGTGGGttgatgtaaatatatttcatattttaatatttgcttaaATTTGTTATATGTGCATGAGGACAGCAGAGTACAATCTATCTACATATGTTTACAATTCTCTCTTAAAACTGAACATACTctaattaatgttcatttatgagGGCAGAACAAATGTGTGCTAGCATGACCTCAAGTATTACTTTGTTTATTAATCATTGTAAATCACTGGATCTTCTTGGATGAACTTGAAAAGTGACAGCATCCGgatgtttttatttccattatgcaaccaaaatgcataaaagtttGAGAATTACAGGTTATTCACTGCAGGTCTTTGTTGGGAGGTAATGATCTTGCTCTGTCTCAGCTGAAAGCTAAACTGGATGTGGGTTAATGCTGGGGCTCAGATACCCGGCCGTCCCCTTATCCTCGGGACACTCTTCTAGGACAGAGGGAGAATGCTGGGAACGTGTGTTCTGATTGTGGTCTTTAAGTCTGTCAACAAGGTAtaaccaagcggcaaccttccaCTCTCTCTCTGAAACCAACATGGAAGTGATTAAAACTGCAGTTagagggagtcagtcccatagactccccatgttaaaatgcccagcagaaaaaaaatgtttacagccaggtacaaaaagtggttttggtctatatagctaattttgcccttcatgacaactgtgaggggggtgcattttttaaataacgcaccggtttaaattatattaaaccttaaagttctgcataattaagggcgtggacacttgagtgacaggtggattgccgctgctgtcaccaccatccaactaggtgggcgtggtttcagcaaccagctcctgcctttttgcccattttcgatgaaggcctatttctctcaatgctgcaacatgaggtgatggtcgtggatgaatggcacaataatgggcctcaggatctcatcacggtatctctgtgcattcaaaatggcatCAGTAAAATGCACCAGTGTTCGTTGTCCAttacatacgcctgcccataccataaccccactgccaccatgggtCACTcaatccacaacgttgacatcagcaaaccactcacccacacaacgccatacacgctgtctgtcatctgtcctgtacagtgaaaaccgggattcatctgtgaagagaacacctcttcaaagtgccagacgccatcgaatgtgagcatttgcccattTAAGTCGGTTttgacgacgaactgcagtcaggtcaagaccccgatgaggatgacaagcatgcagatgagcttcccagagtttgtgcagaaattctttggttatgcaaaacgattgttgcagcagctgtctgggtggctggtctcagactatgttggaggtgaagatgctggatgtggaggtcctgggctggtgtggttacacatggtctgcggtTGGATTCACTGCCAAATTATTGTAgacagcttatggtagagaaatgaacattcaattcacgggcaacagctctggtggacattcctgcagtcagcatgccaattgcatgctccctgcgacatctgtggcattgtgctgtgtgataaaactgtctaatcagcatcttgatatgccacacctgtgaggtggatggattatctcagcaaaggagaagtgctcacaaacacatatttagacagatttgtgaacaatatttgagagaaataggccttttgtgtatgTGGTAAAGTTATTAgttatttgggtttatttttttgaaattggtGGAAGAAAATATAGTGTTGTATTTATAATTCTGTTCAGTGTATATTCtccatgttgtcattgtcacatgacctatCAGTGTCAGTTgtgtcacttcactgccatttGGTGTGCTCTGCTTTGAAGCGTGCTGTGCAGACCGATcgatgtatgacatcaaagtaccacgagagCTCTGGAGAACAGATGGCAGCATTCAGTATCGCATAATTCCCTGCTATATATTaagtgaaaaacagtatgtgacaaaagAAGCATGTCCGAATGTGTACAGCTATCCACCCTATTTACGACAGTAAATGCCACTCATTTTACTGTAGGGGTCTccaaagtcacaaaaatacacaGAACTACATGCAGTTGCTTTAACATCCAGGGAACCTTTCCGTCACACAAAAGGTTCTATATAGTGGAAAAGGTTTTTTGgattatcaaaatgttctttacactaagaaaaatatgattcttttaaaaatggatcacttaaaggttctttatagaaccatAAAATGGCTTGGCTGCAAAAACTCCCTTTTGAAACCTCTATTTTTTGTAAACCTTTATGTTTGTCATCACTTTTTTACAAATTCTACAAActgttctcttttcttttttttttttcttctactagCAGTAGTGTATCCCAGTTGATTGGCATTTACTGTGACTGTCACACTAATCCTGTGTCTTATAAGTAACGACCTTCAGGCACCCGACACTAAGACATTGCACAATACTTCCCTTTTTGGCACAATTCCCGATTCCCTCCTTACTACAGTACAGcttgaatgaaattaaagtgGGAAGTTTATGAGGGCACAAATCGGCCCACTGTTAGGTCATAGGATGGGCAGATGAATGGCTCCATGTAGTGTGGAATTTATCTGGGGGTGTATTGGGAGTGAAGAGTCTAATCTCATAAGAGGCTAAAGCCGCTTGAGGCTGCACAGAGAAAAGGAAGTGAGCAATCAGAAGCATTGTAGTTTTACACTGTGATTGTGTGTATCGTGTCACATGGCTTTCAGGATTTTTCTGTTGGAGATGTCACATGCATGGATGTCCTGACATGACGCTGCAATGCACTGAACGCACTGGGTTGAGAAGAAGCCTGGAGCTACCTCATGGATTTACCAGGATGTTTTGGTCCATACGCATGAGTTGTATCTGAGGTTTGTAAATTAGttttttgccaaatgcatttGAGCAATTAAGTCACTCAACTGAGATGACATACAGCATTATTTTCCATTCTTTTTAAACTTATCTCTTATTTAAAGTCTAATATATTGTCAAATGTCAGAACTAGGGAATGGTGCTTTAACAACCagttgaataatatatatatatatatatatatatatatatatatatatatatatagatatattaatatatatagatatatatcagaaattaaatatatagattatttcaggtaacatttattttatttcaagtcacaatgattttattgttttagttttagttaattataataactatgATGCAGCCAgaaatttttaagtatttggtaCACAGATCATTTATATCTTATTAAACCTTCTATTtctctttacagttttattaattttgctttgttatgcttttatacatatatacatatatatatacatacatacatacatatatatatatatatatatatatatatatatatatatatatatatatatatatatatatatatatatatatatatttatgcatatagtgttcattatgtttcattttagttattttttgtacattttttgtacatgtattttGTACATCAAGTTACATGACATAAAAATTAGGAATGTGGCCTCGGCAACTAgttgaataaaatatgttttttaaatattattttagttctttatttttttttttatttttattatttttattattattattgttttttttcagttgtagtTAACTATAATACCGTGATGCAGACAGTAATATCAAATATTTGATACACTTATTGTGCATATCTTATGcatatgtttgtctgttttgtctttGAAGTGCAGAGATGCCTTTGATGATTTTGGAGACGAGCTGCAGCCTGAttggctggttctttctgtatgtGCTGCTGTGTCACTTGAACAGTGCGAGAGATTGTGAGTGGAACTGCAGGCTGGTAACTCTGCTCCACGGCATCCTGATCGTCTGTGTGACTGCCTACATCGGCTTCATTGCTGGGCCATGGCCTTTCACACACCCAGGTAAGCTGTCCTGTTTGAACGGTTTTAACCCTCTAAAGGCTgacaatatgaaataatagttCATTGCTGGGAAATGGATTTtgacagcaacaacaaaacattttcttttaaaatggaaaagtttattgaacctttaaaacaaaatagtaataaaaaaaaatagagaaatagtGCACTCAACATTATTTGAGTGTAATATTTGATCAggcttatatactgtataacagaGGAAAATGGAGGAAAGAAAACACATtggttttattcagaggcccaagcTGAATAGAtttatgcaatttggtgcagtaaGTGATATTTATATAGccaaaaaagtagaaaaaaaaaacgacactAGGTTGTGCTATAATAAGTCAATTTGCGTTTTGGTCCATAACTTTGGAAACATAAGGGCTAAATTCTTTTTCATGAATCCTTGATTCAGGCCCTACAAAATGTTCCATTTGTTTGATTTGCATGGAACTTTGCGCACATCATCCCTAGACACTCATgacaaaaagttaaaagttatcttttgattttttgttattttgaatgttGTGAAGTCTGTaatggtaatttttattttttgtagatgtTCTGCTTATGGTGATGTTCACGAAACTTGACACAAGACAGCAGGACATTCTCAGGATACGCAACACGTTTCATAATATGCGGCCAATAGGGGGTGCTATAACTGAAAAATCGAACTCAGCTACTGTATGATTCATGAAGttgaaaattagcttttttttcaaCATCCTAACATATCCTCTAATAAGACtttgatacttcagaaatcatggACACCAGCAGCTTAACCTCTAACAGGCTAATAACAACAAACCTGAATCACCAGTGCATTTGTCTAAATACATTACGCTTAGAGCAAAATTGACttggaaattaataaataaaaaataaataataaataataataataaaacactaatcCTAGACTTAACCAGGTATTCATCTTCTTGAcactatatacaatatatatatgtgtgtgtgtgtgtgtgtgtgtgtgtgtgtgtgtgtgtgtgtgtgtgtgtagggtctTATTCATTGAAACAAAACCTGGGTCCTAGGATTGTGGTCCTGAatctggtttttgtttttgtttgtgtgtgtgtataaggttTATTTAAGCTTCAAGAATTGATCGGATTCATTGGATGTGACTTCTGACTGTCTTCCAGGCACTGAAAACACATCTCTCCAGATCCTGGCTCTTGTGCTCAGCTTAGGATACTTCCTCTTTGACATGGCTTGGTGTGTGTCTTTCCGCACTGAGGGTCCGGTGATGCTGACCCACCACACCATGAGCATCCTTGGAATCGTGCTGGCACTAGGGCTGGGCGAGTCGGGCATCGAGACCTGTGCTGTCCTGTTTGGCAGTGAGATCACCAACCCGCTCCTGCAGGCCCGCTGGTTCCTCAAGCGCGTGGGCCGCTATGAGAGTCTAGCAGGAGATGTGGTGGACCTGCTCTTCAT encodes:
- the tlcd5b gene encoding TLC domain-containing protein 5, with translation MPLMILETSCSLIGWFFLYVLLCHLNSARDCEWNCRLVTLLHGILIVCVTAYIGFIAGPWPFTHPGTENTSLQILALVLSLGYFLFDMAWCVSFRTEGPVMLTHHTMSILGIVLALGLGESGIETCAVLFGSEITNPLLQARWFLKRVGRYESLAGDVVDLLFILLFASVRIGVGSRMLYCELTSLKPLLIVKVGGVAIYTLSWIFMIDIARFACKKTRAKYRRWKEQYKLDDANGHAVKVK